Genomic window (Helianthus annuus cultivar XRQ/B chromosome 3, HanXRQr2.0-SUNRISE, whole genome shotgun sequence):
tatatgagttattattattatttttaaatgatTATTGATGTTGATGTAATTTCGGATTTTGATTTTATATAGGTTCAACAAATGTTTATGGAGGATTATTCAACAATGGTAAAAAGCGAGCAAGAAATGGCGATAGTTTGGATGTAAACTAGGAGAGAGGCTCGGTATCATGGGTGGACAACATCTCGAGCCTGGGTTTTTGTGGCGCTAGTGCGTTTGGTGGACCAACTATGTCTTATCCACCTATCAAGGTAGTATATTTTATAGCTTGTTAAATAAAaatgttatgtattattaaaaatGTTCTATGGTTTCGCAGAAATTGACCCCATGTGAATTGCTTTTTCCATTTCAACTTAGTGATGAATTGACGGTGGCTATAGGGCAGATATGGCCAACTTCTGATAGGTTCCTTCATGGAAAACTAATAGACGATGGTTTTGTTAAAGTTCAAGTAGATAATGTCATTGAAGGTTGCGAGAAAATGCCTATTCTTGAAGTTACAAAAACTGATGATATTAAACGTGTTGGAGATATGCTGCACAGTTTTGTTCAGTGGCCTTGGGATGCACTAAAGGTAtatttgtttatacattacattacattttagtatattaatatttaatctaattttttctgttaaattgTAGATTGTGAACAAAGACAAATCCAACAGATTAGTGAGTGCCCCAAGAATGGACCTGAGTCTCGGTTCATCGAGTCACACAGGTGTCTTGCCTCAAACACAAACTGGTGACGTCGCAGCAACTTCATGTTATCACCCAGGGCCAGAGGTAGTTTATATTAATCTCATTTGATTTGTTCATATTGTAACAATTGTTTTTTGTTATTATAGATTGAGGAAGATGATCCGAATGAACTACAAATTCCTAGTCAACAAAACATTGATCAGATGAGTTTTATGAATATGGTAAAACATCAGCAACTTGTTTTTATAACAATCCACACACACATGCGCGTGTACACACACGCATCTGTCTCTATATATGCAGACATATATAAAGAGTGCTAATCAGATTTTTGTTTCTATAACAATCCATAAGTACTAATATTGTTTTTATAATCCTTTTTAGTTAATGCAAGTGCAAGAACTACCCGAAAAACAAATGCCAAACACTCATGCTCCTAATTCAGATCCAGAATTTATCGATCCTGAAGTAACTACTGCTTTGGAAAGAACAAAGACTAGGCCTCGTGCAATTCAAGATATGGTTGAACTATTATCAAGGTGCGTTGGGGATAACCATAGCATTCTGATTTCTTCACCGGCCAGGATGTATCCCCAAACGGTTCAGGATAGTATTCCATATGTGGAGCTGTTACAACTATTTTCTAATGACTGGCTTGACATCAGTGTGATACATTGGTTTGCAATGTAagtttttattattgttttctATGGTACACTAACTTTTTATAGATATAATCAGTTTACTAACTATATCATTATTATCTTTTCTTGATTTAAGGTATTTTTATGAGACACACAATTCTCAATGTGCTTTCTTTAATCCACACCACATCAAAGGTGACTCATGCACGAAAAATTCTAAAGGCGTTCAAGAACATATCATAGATATGTTTATGTTACATACTGACAAAACATTTTTTCTTGCACCATATTTAGCCAAGTAAGTTATGTTCTTTCACCATACATACATAAACACACATACATACTTAATTATTgtatgatttttatttttttgtagtGACCATTGGACACTAATTGTCATTTGTCCTTCAACAGAGAGAGGCTATATTATTGACTCTATAAGTAGAGAAAAAGAACCAGCATAGTTACCTTCTTACGTCTGTCATTGATGAAGCTTTTGGGTTTCCATTTCTTTGGGATATGGTGAATGTATGTTTTCTATTTTATTATCAACTAGTttataaacccgtgtattacacggattgaataaatgaAATATCTTACATAACAAAATTGCTTAAAATCATACATTCTAAATAATTTGAAATTAAACGCTaacatatataatacataaaTAATATGCTAGTACTGCTAAATCATAAACATCTGCTTAAGCATAGATTTTATTAACAGTATTCAGTTTAATATCatgttttgtttttctttttgtgaCAAGATTGTTaaagtttaaacattttttaaaTGATCACAAAATTGTTATGCTCTGAAGTTTATCGGCTTTATTTCTTTTGTTCTTTTCTTTTGGTTTTTATACAGAAGATCATTAGCATAGCAAACCAAACTGATATCGATTGAGACTTATTATTAATTGTTATGcggatttaattaataattaattattgtaaagttatgatataagttaaaggtttatatatgataaataaaatctTTTCTTTATTAAAGGTTAATTTACCATGTGACAAATGGGTGtaaaatgaaattaatatattTCTTAGCTCTATTAAATTGAAAACGCATTTATTGATCACAAATCGGTGTAGCTATAAAGCCTTAATATTATCTTGTCTATAAAACTTCAAAACGTTATGTTCTCTCCTTCTATAATTTCAAAATAGAGTTCAATAAAATTTTGGTCTTTTTGCGAGATAGTCCTCCGGTTAGTtgcttttttttacttttatttatatGTTACAAAAACTCATATATCGATTTTATATATAATCTCAGACATGGATGAGTaatttaaactattttattttaagaattattaaaatcatagtttttaaaattatagatcatttatgtatattttttaattataaattagaattagatattaattattatatattattaagaattaaagataaaaatgccatgtggcattaattgAAAGGGATTTTAGAAGAGAATGACATGTGGCTTTAGATGGAATcctttattagtattagatttaTTTTCATGCATTTAAAATACTTAATTCTTAATTCGATGCAGTGTAAGCACCAAAAGAATGGCTGGGAATGTGGTTTTATGGTTATCAAAAACATGTATGAGTTTGTCAATACTATTCAACACGACTTTCCCATTAAGGCAAGTGTTTTCTATATATTTCTATACTTTGTGTATTTGCACTAGATTACATATTTTTTGTTGGAAATTTTgttaggaaaatgattttttcctatttttggactaaaaaataaatatattaaaatgagcgggttttatatatttatttgtgggtttgtgttctacgttggaagggcttcgcaacgaactaaaccacatccaaaacggagctaagatgaatgagatatcgatgctcaaagtttggtgtttgaaacttgaatgctgaaataTGTGGGAAAGTGGCACATTGTCCCATATCggatgagagatggaacttaaaggggtatttaagtaggatctctccatccttattgtttcatggaagcactcactagtgtactcgtgaagggtgcggagcaccctaacttgcactcgcactcgcacacgcactcgcacacgcgcgcgcgcgtggcgtgggcgatgaggcgctttgatggcgcactttgcacttcgcacgctcgcatcgccgcgagccgcctttgtatttttgaccgcgcgcgTGTGGTGTAGCACAAGGGTCACATGGACCTGAGTGAgtatggcgcacgcgcgcatggcagtgagccaagtggacgcaccgcGCGTGAGGTTGCAGACCTGCGCGCGCGCCAATGTGTCTTGCGCGCACGCGCGCGGAAGCTTCCTGCTGCAGTTAATGCCAGTGCAATTacattcagcatttgaaactgacgaagttaatgcgtttgactgagaatttaatgacgaattaaagtgcattgaagacgtttaatgcagtttaattcacCCATTTAATTCATTTTCAGTTTCTTCAAGACTTGCAACTATAAATAGGAGCATCCTATTGAAGACCAAATACACTGAATCAACTAGCAATTCTACAATCTCCTCTCTGaaattcttcatcttcttcaagagCTCAAGGTACACCTTtgggttggagtcaagaccggcagtgtAACTGCTTGCAgttgttgtatcctggaaacaaacgtgttctcctgggagacacgaaatttgttttaagggacatgtgtctaacacgatcctcatcCAAGAACAGTTTCGTCTGTTCGAGTTTCTATTCTTGTATTTCTGTTTTTCAGTTGTAATTTGTACTGTATTTTATTTCATTCTGATTAGTTGTcgtaattcaagttaataaagcaatttttatttattttacacgaacggattcctacaatcttaaaacaaattttaaaacaCCGTTCGTGAAGAATCACAAACTTCTCTGCTGTGAACTAAAAAAATTTTTTTCTCTCACaacaggttgtgttttaaaaaagATTTTTCTCTGTTTTGATTCAAAGGAGCGACTTTGTCAAAACAGAACTCTGCTTCTACTCCATTCTTTATTGAGTTCTAAAAACCTACTGTtgtagtcttcaaagttggacttagaagctgTGCGGTGGTTTCAAAACTCTTTACATTGGATAAATAATAAATTAgcacatttattattttattaacttggtttTGTGGAATTTTTCAGAATGTCGACTGAAAATACCAACGTCAACGTTGTTGTCGGTACCCCTGCCAACACTATGTGAGCGTCCACAGTGGCGAATCATgctgaacgacccgagaagttctcgggtctccacttcaagaggtggcaacagaagatgttcttctacttgaccaccatgaaccttgcgaggttcttgacgGAGACCGttccccaacctgcggaaggggagaccgatgctcaggctctgagcgcggtagaGGCATGGAAGCACTCGGACTTTATATGTCGAGGCTATGTTCTCAATGGTCTCGCGGATGccttgtataatgtgtactattatatcaagacttccaaagaattgtgggagtctttggagaaaaagtacaaaacagaggatgcgggaacaaagaaatttgttgtcgcccgtttcttggacttcaaaatggttgataacatgactgttatgaaccaagtccaagagttACAAATTATACTTCATGACATCCATGCTGAGGGTATGGTACTCAGCGAGAcatttcaagtggcagccatgatcGAGAAATTACCTCCTGCTTGGGTGGACTTTAAGAACTATCTTAAACACAAGCGAAAGGAAATGTCGATTGAGGATCTTGTTGTCCGTCTTCGTATAGAAGAGGACAACAGGGTGGCCCTAAAAGGCACCATTTTGCAAGCTTCGGCTAAGGCAAACATGGTGGAAGTTGGGGAGTCCTCAAAGGGTAATAAGGCAAAATGGGGTAAGAAGGACaacaaagggaaagcaaaggttaacaaccTTGGTCCGAAAAAGGGGGCTGTGAAAAAGAAGCCTGCGCCTTTTCAAGgtacttgttacaattgtaacgagacggggcaccgtgctaaccaatgcaacaaacctaagcgtgagcgtgcgcacatggttGATGAGGATGGTATGCCTTTGATTGCAATGATAACCGAGGAAGCGGCTATGATTGAAGAAGTCAACGCGATGGGTGAAAACCCAAAAGGATGGTTCGTTGACACGGGTGCAACCCGCCATGTTTGTGGAGACAATGCTCTTTTCTCTACATTCAAGGAAGCGTCGGgtcaagaaaagctttatatgGGAAATAAAGCTACCGCTAGCATCAAGGGGGAAGGCACGGTCGTCTTGAAGATGACTTCGGGCAAGGAGCTTACCTTGACAAATGTGCTTTATGTCCCAGAGATATGGAAGAATCTCGTGTCGGAATGgatgctcaacaagtttggatttcgtctAGTGTTTGAATCGGACAATTTTGTATTGTCTAGACGTGGAATGTTTGTTGGAAAGGGCTATGCCCTTAATGGTATGTTTAAAATGAATGTAATGGTTGTAAACCAAAACAAGAAAATTAATGAAATTTCTACTTCTACTTACATGATTGAGTCTTCTAATGTTTGGCATGTAGACTAGGgcatgtaaattttaattcattacgacgtttaattaaattaaacttaataccaacattccatatcgaGTCCAATCACAAATGTGAGACATGTGTTGAATCCAAACTTATGAGGTTATCGTTTAAATCGGTTGAACGgataaccgaaccccttgatttaattcataccgatatgtgtgatttaaaagcggttcccacgcgtggaggaaataagtacttcatcatgtttattgatgattgtactaaatattgctacgtgtatttacttaagagtaaagacgaagcaatagagaagtttatcttgtacaaaaatgaagttgaaaatcaacttaaaaagaagataaaagctttgagaagcggtcgaggaggtgaatatgttgcaccttttgccgatttgtgcgcaaaaagtggcattatacatgagtgtacacctccttattctccacaatcaaatggcgtggcggaacgaaagaaccgcacattgaaagaaatgatgaacgccatgttgataagctcgggagtgaaccgagaaatgtggggggacgccattctctcagcaaactatcttttgaacaagatacccttgaaaaatagggacgaaactccatatgagttatggagaaAAAAGAAGCCAtcgtacaaatacttgaaagtgtgggggtgcctagctaaggtgattgtaccacctcctaaggctcttaggatatgacccaaaactgttgattgcattttcattggatatgcacatcaaagtagtgcacatcgtTTTCTTGTATATGAATCCAAGAATCCCGATGTACACAAACACACTATCATGGAGGCAAATTCTAATATCGTCTCATATTTTGAGAATGTGTTTCCTATGTTAGGACAAACACATGCACCTTCATCAAGAGCGGTTGATGAAGCCGGTCCAAGTTCGTCTACATGGTTAGATGAAGCAGGACCAAGTTCATCTACTAGGATAGATGAAAGACATGAACGATCTAAGGTCGAGGAGGGTGAGCTTAGACGAAGTAAACGacaaagggttgaaaaatcctttggTCCTGACTTCATGAGCTACATGGTTGAGGGTGAGCCCAATACCTACCGCGAGGCGGTTACCTCcgcagaaggacctcaatggcaagaagcagttaagaatgaaattgattctatattgcaaaatcatacttaggagttagtagatcttccacctggttgtaaaccacttggatatcgttggatattcaaaaggaagatgaaagctgacggaagtattgataaatacaaggcaaggttagtaatcaaaggatttagacaaaatgAGGGTCTAGACTACTTTGATACTTACTCGCCTGTCACGCGAATAACCTCTATACGATTGGTTCTTGCAATTGCGGctctaagaaatttggaagttcaccaaatggatgtaaagaccgcatttctaaatggcgatttagaagaagaaatttacatggaacaACCAGAGGGTTTTTCCGCCCCTGGAAATaagggtaaagtatgtaaattggtcaagtctttgtatggcttgaagcaagctccaaaacaatggcaccaaaagtttgatcatgtcatgattgacaatggtttcaagataaatgagtgcgacaagtgtgtttattttaaagacacaccaaaaggttatgtgattttatgtctttatgtagatgatatgcttatcattgggagtgatgataaGATGATCAACTCAACGaaagacatgttgaaagcgaggtttgacatgaaagacatgggtctcgcggatgtgattcttggagttaaaatcactagaacccaaaatggtcttgtgttgagtcaatctcactacgtggacaagatccttgggaaattcaattcggatgatacgagtgtagctcgatctccaattgataatacccaacgccTTAGGAAGAATAGAGGCGAGAGTGTTTCTCAGTTAGAgtactcaaggatcattggtagtctcatgtatctaatgacatgtactagacccgacttagcatatgctgtgagcaggctaagtagatacactaGTAATCCAAGCGAGgatcattggaaagctatcacgagggtgcttagatacataagatacacgaGAGACTATGGATTACATTATACCCGTgatccagcagtgatcgaaggatacactgacgcgaactggatatcggatataaAGGATCACAGATCAACAAGTGGATATGTGTTTACACTTGCTGGCGCAGCTATAGCTTAGAAGTCTTCCAAGCAAACGGTTATAGCTAGATCTACGATGGAATCTGAATTCGTCGCTTTAGATAAAAGCGGGGAAGATGCGGAGTGGCTACGTTAAtttgtggaagatattccaagatggccaaagccgttGACGGCGATCTGCATACATTGTGACAATCAGTCTGCTCTTGTTAGAGcacaaagcatgatgtacaatggcagatcaaggcacattcgacgtagacacaacacggtacgacaacttatctcaacgggtgttatctcaGTTAACTATGTGAGGTCAAATGAGAACATTGCGGACCCGttaacaaaaggcttaagcacagATAAGGTGTATAGgttgtcaagaggaatgggactaaagcccatagatgaagggaatatgaggaaacctaacctagttgactggagatgccaagatctaggttcaataggcaaACTTTGCAGGCAAGCTCACATCTAAATTAAGCTTTTCCAGGcatctgctacaaatgagctctggaatctatttcaaccccAGCAACAAGAACTTTGTTGTCACTACCACGAGATAAAGTCTCATACCAAGCTCTCGGTGCCTGAtggatgctgctcgttcaggatccttctcttTGTGAGCTGCCAAACTAACTTCCTCGGGATCATAAACCCAaagggagtcactgtggggggtgCCCCAAAATCAATAAAGGGAGttgtatacttcctagtccattccaatcagtgacacgaaggaaaggttaagcatgttgaggttaaggattttgaggaaatccaaattaaccatgatgcttttaatgattcagaggaatcacctatgttagagagaagtgtaacaactctcactaaaattaatatttagtataataattatccaataaggaaaccctaattaagacacccaagtgattctgcacaaaccctaaaaaatttcagaacaatcggaatcaggatcagggcccctaaaactcagggggggtaaaccctagttaacGATTATCCCTATTAAACGTTGTCAAAATCTAAATTTTCAAAAGTGTTGACTCATCTAGGCTAGTCCCACACGCGGCAAGTCTATAGTgattaggtgtcccttacggaccgtaagggatactgcttacggtccgcaagcatgtcaattttcgtgtataaatagcagacattggcattcGATTTCTGCTGTTCAAACGATGCTCACTTTCtaaattgacgtcgagttattcACTTTACAACACACAAATCACTAATTAGTGTAGCGGGGTGCTGCTacaataccgggtattaactcgatcactgttcaattcttttctttccgtcagcttttatttttgtaaataatagctcgggattttaccctctaaatccctaaacactgcccgttattagggtaataactctaatcactggtacgatactttatccgatcgattataactatccaacgattgtctgagtgctgctcaaattgagttatactttgttattcatcgtgatttcgacttgaatgtttgagtgctgtccgaactcgggctatactctgtcattcgttgtgaatccactgaattgttaagtattgcacttgtaaatcattgtgagggttttatctcgtgattatcgttaaagttgaattgaggtAAGACACTAATGCGGGTTCCcgtgtatctagaaattagaactcgtaagcaagtaggtaggcatgtcaagcaggtaggtaggcatgtcaagcaggtaggtaggcatgtcaagcaggtaggtaggcatgtcaagcaggtaggtaggcatgtcaagcaagtaggtaggcatgtcaagcaggtagataggcatgtcaagcaggtaggtaggcatgtcaagcaggtaggtaggcatgtcaattgaAATCCCACATCGATCAGAAGAAttgttgaggtgcttgcttgcttgctataaataggaaCTTAGGATTTCATTCTTCGTTGCTcgtttctttcttcttttctctatacgttggtgttctaaccaataatcaccaaaacGATGTTCTgcccgatcgattcaggaaccatctaatGAATGCCGAAGTGAtgtgctttgtgaatttcgttaaa
Coding sequences:
- the LOC110928748 gene encoding uncharacterized protein LOC110928748: MSYPPIKKLTPCELLFPFQLSDELTVAIGQIWPTSDRFLHGKLIDDGFVKVQVDNVIEGCEKMPILEVTKTDDIKRVGDMLHSFVQWPWDALKIVNKDKSNRLVSAPRMDLSLGSSSHTGVLPQTQTGDVAATSCYHPGPEIEEDDPNELQIPSQQNIDQMSFMNMLMQVQELPEKQMPNTHAPNSDPEFIDPEVTTALERTKTRPRAIQDMVELLSRCVGDNHSILISSPARMYPQTVQDSIPYVELLQLFSNDWLDISVIHWFAMYFYETHNSQCAFFNPHHIKGDSCTKNSKGVQEHIIDMFMLHTDKTFFLAPYLANDHWTLIVICPSTERGYIIDSISREKEPA